A genome region from Populus alba chromosome 3, ASM523922v2, whole genome shotgun sequence includes the following:
- the LOC140955441 gene encoding uncharacterized protein yields MVVAVEDGLTEGVKGYVCEQGRKGTFLRCDPEFYKFERYDRGDGQLPCGRLGPTLVETDERAELSDGFQLVVLDGRQFLFERFIGFVMAGKYECSHIQKDITQAAIEEITNVIIKDLDTTVISLKAVIEALFSKHELSISRLRGQGYDRASNMRGEFNGLKALILNSNPSAYYVHCFAHRLQLTVVAVTKKHNEVGDVFNFISGIINIVGASCKRMEVIREKQYARIIEGLENGEISSGRGFNQETSLRRIVAVTNEFSQALQRKDQDIENAMSLLKTSNERFKMMRENDWESLLEKVSSFCIKHDIDILIMDDEYKLRGRSRQKSQGNTNLHHFRYELFNNIINMQLTELDDRFTEMKKLLRLALFYPSEFSIMDLMVLGDQLDTYIIDLCGDDEFSGIEGSKCHHDSYCKDCISKHVSTMVEENIIRVKCPDPEFDEAIEHETCRSIVPLVVLDRWEIALGKSVIPDSKDFIVLTKTAQFCKLKMDAAD; encoded by the exons ATGGTGGTAGCTGTTGAAGATGGGCTTACAGAGGGGGTTAAGGGTTATGTTTGTGAGCAAG GAAGGAAGGGCACCTTTTTGCGATGCGACCCTGAATTCTACAAATTTGAGAGATATGATCGAGGAGATGGACAACTTCCTTGTGGCAGATTAGGTCCAACATTGGTTGAAACAGATGAGCGAGCTGAATTGAGTGATGGTTTCCAGCTCGTGGTGTTGGATGGGCGTCAGTTCTTGTTTGAGCGATTTATTGGATTTGTAATGGCTGGGAAGTATGAGTGCTCtc ATATTCAAAAAGACATTACTCAAGCTGCTATAGAAGAGATTACAAATGTGATTATCAAAGATCTAG ATACAACTGTTATTTCACTCAAGGCAGTTATTGAAGCTTTGTTTTCTAAACATGAGCTAAGCATATCAAGATTGCGTGGTCAGGGATATGATAGAGCTAGTAACATGCGAGGTGAATTCAATGGCTTGAAAGCACTTATTCTAAATAGCAATCCAAGtgcatattatgtacattgTTTTGCTCATAGACTTCAATTGACTGTTGTAGCTGTTACAAAGAAGCATAATGAAGTTGGAGatgtcttcaattttatttctggCATTATAAACATAGTTGGAGCATCATGCAAAAGGATGGAGGtgattagagaaaaacaatatgcTAGAATTATTGAAGGACTTGAAAATGGAGAAATTTCTAGTGGACGAGGCTTCAATCAAGAAACTTCTCTTAGAAG GATAGTAGCAGTTACTAATGAGTTCTCACAagcattacaaagaaaagatcaaGACATAGAAAATGCTAtgagtttattgaaaacatcaaaTGAACGATTCAAAATGATGAGAGAGAATGATTGGGAATCTTTACTGGAAAAAGTGTCATCTTTTTGCATCAAACATGATATTGATATTCTAATCATGGATGATGAGTATAAGCTTCGTGGGCGTTCAAGGCAGAAATCTCAAGGGAATACAAACCTACACCATTTCCGTTATGAATTGTTTAACAATATCATTAACATGCAACTTACTGAGTTGGATGATCGTTTTACTGAGATGA aaaagctTCTTCGCCTTGCTCTTTTTTATCCTAGTGAATTCTCTATAATGGACCTTATGGTACTTGGTGACCAACTTGATACGTATATTATTGATCTATGTGGTGATGATGAGTTCTCTGGTATTGAAG GAAGCAAATGCCATCATGACTCGTATTGCAAAGACTGTATCAGTAAACATGTCAGTACCATGGTAGAAGAAAACATAATCAGGGTGAAGTGTCCGGATCCAGAGTTTGATGAGGCTATAGAACATGAAACTTGCCGATCGATTGTCCCACTGGTTGTTCTTGATCGATGGGAAATCGCACTAGGCAAATCTGTAATTCCGGATTCTAAAGATTTTATTGTCCTTACGAAGACAGCTCAGTTTTGTAAATTAAAGATGGATGCAGCAGACTGA